The Saprospiraceae bacterium genome includes a window with the following:
- a CDS encoding transposase → MAKAQKSRASKLRYLSPSVVPLPGFETPFDQHLDKNNRWVKLAQLIPWDSIVNIYLSKLKNQKLGADSINPRVVIGAMIIKHINDFSDRETVLQIQENVYMQYFIGFSSFSNQAPFDASLFVEFRNRLGPEDINKINEKIVKIYQQSIDESSEDGNIKNDTVEHKDKSEAIPPEVSVPTQDDVTQSTTVSDEVEKVNVIRDKKVELRGSLIMDATVCPQEIAYPTDLDLLNESREQSEKLIDGLMDYIREWTALKIKKPRTYRKVARTHYLKIAQRRPKPL, encoded by the coding sequence AAGCTCAAAAAAGTCGTGCATCAAAGCTTCGATATCTTAGTCCGAGTGTGGTTCCATTACCTGGATTTGAGACTCCCTTTGACCAACATTTGGACAAAAATAACAGGTGGGTAAAGTTGGCTCAACTCATACCTTGGGATAGCATAGTAAATATTTACTTGTCCAAGTTAAAGAATCAGAAACTGGGAGCTGACAGCATAAATCCTCGTGTAGTGATAGGAGCTATGATTATCAAACATATTAATGATTTTAGTGACAGAGAGACCGTACTGCAAATACAGGAGAATGTCTACATGCAGTATTTTATAGGCTTTAGTAGTTTTAGTAATCAAGCACCATTTGATGCTTCACTTTTCGTAGAGTTTCGTAATCGTTTAGGTCCGGAAGATATCAATAAAATAAACGAAAAGATTGTAAAAATCTATCAACAATCGATTGACGAGAGTAGCGAAGATGGAAACATAAAAAATGATACTGTTGAACATAAAGATAAATCTGAAGCAATTCCTCCGGAGGTTAGTGTACCCACACAAGATGACGTGACACAATCAACGACAGTCTCCGACGAAGTAGAAAAAGTAAATGTAATACGTGATAAAAAAGTAGAATTACGTGGTTCACTGATCATGGATGCGACGGTATGTCCGCAGGAGATAGCATATCCTACAGATTTGGATTTGCTAAATGAATCTCGGGAACAGTCTGAGAAGTTAATAGATGGATTGATGGATTACATAAGAGAATGGACCGCATTGAAAATAAAAAAGCCGAGGACGTACAGGAAGGTAGCACGCACACATTATTTGAAGATAGCGCAAAGAAGACCGAAGCCGCTCTGA
- a CDS encoding transposase — MDGFVFIDELNWEAFNEGTRLKLSVENYKRRLGYYPQKVLADKIYCTRENRNFLKEMGIELRAKPLGRPKALSNQVRPGERNPIEGKFGQAKRGYGLDKIRAKLASTSESWISTIILVLNLVKLAGTALYCLTQSIVKHFKQWCTLQVNQLLLILLSMVQPRKYWGSG; from the coding sequence ATGGACGGATTTGTGTTTATAGACGAGTTGAACTGGGAAGCATTTAATGAGGGTACAAGATTAAAATTGAGTGTAGAAAACTACAAAAGGCGACTGGGCTATTATCCCCAAAAAGTATTGGCGGATAAGATATATTGTACGAGAGAGAATCGAAACTTCCTCAAAGAAATGGGTATAGAGCTACGGGCAAAACCATTAGGAAGACCGAAGGCATTGTCAAATCAAGTAAGACCCGGAGAAAGAAATCCCATTGAAGGAAAGTTTGGTCAGGCAAAGCGGGGGTATGGTCTTGACAAGATAAGAGCAAAGCTGGCTTCAACGAGTGAATCATGGATTTCCACCATTATACTGGTGCTCAACCTAGTCAAGTTGGCTGGGACAGCACTGTATTGCCTAACACAAAGCATTGTAAAACATTTTAAGCAATGGTGTACCTTGCAGGTAAATCAGTTGTTATTAATATTGTTGAGTATGGTCCAGCCCAGAAAGTACTGGGGATCAGGTTGA
- a CDS encoding cytochrome c maturation protein CcmE: protein MNRNYILAFLLIATGIFVFLSASKDVSTYASFTDAESGNRVKIVGILSKDKPMIYDPENDPNTFRFTMKDSDENEKEVVLNKPKPQDFELSEQIVVTGIMKDNAFYADEILMKCPSKYKDEEIAVKSTY from the coding sequence ATGAACCGTAATTATATTTTAGCTTTTTTACTGATAGCAACCGGAATATTTGTCTTTCTCTCTGCTTCCAAAGATGTAAGCACGTATGCATCTTTCACTGATGCGGAGAGTGGGAACAGAGTAAAAATCGTAGGCATACTGTCCAAAGACAAACCCATGATTTATGACCCGGAAAATGATCCGAATACTTTCCGTTTCACCATGAAAGACTCTGACGAAAACGAAAAAGAAGTCGTTCTGAACAAACCCAAACCACAGGATTTTGAACTATCAGAACAGATTGTTGTCACTGGGATTATGAAAGACAATGCATTTTATGCGGATGAAATCCTGATGAAATGTCCATCCAAATACAAAGACGAAGAAATCGCAGTCAAATCCACTTATTAA
- the ccsA gene encoding cytochrome c biogenesis protein CcsA, with product MNNINYIGEHLWVGQTGHFLIILGFVSALLSAFAYYKQTNVTQPRLRQWNQIGRAGFMIHGVSVLTLIGLIFYAMYNHMYEYSYVFDHVSADLPMKYILSAFWEGQEGSFMLWMFWHIILGIILIFKAGKWEAPVLFTVAVAETILMTMILGIHINIGEESIKIGSNPTVLLRQMTDAPIFANADYLNLIKGRGLNPLLQNYWMTIHPPTLFLGFAATIVPFAYAFAGLWKNDHSGWLKPALPWSLFTAGILGTGILMGSFWAYEALSFGGYWAWDPVENASLVPWITLVAGIHTHLIAQHTGYAKKSVYFLYLISFIGILYSTFLTRSGVLGDTSAHAFTEMGLEWQLVLLVGFFLLSGLGLWIYRMKSITSPEKEEKIASREFWMFIGALVLLFSATLITASTSLPVYNKIMSYFNPSFIGRVIQDPIPHFNKYQVWIAVFVAILTSATVFLRYSGTNWENGRKKYLIRMGAYFAAAVILTGLFNMWMGLYAWQYVVLCVSGFFALAANLDYFISVMKGNLKMGASAIAHLGFGMMIIGILASGLNQKTISSNPFVFQGIFNPEDLAKYVQLIKGKPLYSKGYFITYESDSLVDRMRYYTISFKKLNDEMEVLDEIILHPNSVYSNDFSKVAAFNPDTKHYLTKDIFTCVVGLPPALQNIEEAKAIEDSLKFTTYNMLPGDTVKLANSMLVIDKVHFEPTHEEYTKHTHDAGVGVDFRLITLDGDTSFSGQTALGLDGALMYKYPEAIEDLSVRVRLDESLMQNIFTSEDDLIYKELVIMNFGSAQIDGYQLKLKGFEKDPENKNYEKEEGDIAIAADMTITSPEGKEYIATPIYIIRENMPMSIKYYIPEEGLHIRFSNIDPAKEEFSFKVAKDIRKDLTIPISVAENVPRTDYLILQATIFPGINLFWGGSILMMVGLFIGMAFRWKSRTGKTD from the coding sequence ATGAATAATATTAATTATATTGGGGAACACCTTTGGGTAGGCCAAACAGGTCATTTTTTAATTATTCTGGGATTCGTTTCGGCTTTATTATCCGCATTCGCCTATTACAAGCAGACAAATGTAACACAGCCCAGACTCCGTCAGTGGAATCAGATAGGCCGAGCAGGATTTATGATACACGGAGTGAGTGTACTGACGCTGATAGGATTAATATTTTATGCGATGTACAATCACATGTACGAGTACAGTTATGTATTTGATCACGTATCAGCTGATCTCCCGATGAAGTATATTCTATCTGCCTTTTGGGAAGGACAGGAAGGAAGTTTTATGTTGTGGATGTTCTGGCACATCATTCTGGGTATCATATTGATATTTAAAGCCGGAAAGTGGGAAGCACCGGTATTATTTACAGTAGCTGTAGCAGAGACCATTCTGATGACCATGATTCTGGGTATTCACATCAATATCGGAGAAGAAAGCATCAAAATAGGTAGTAATCCGACGGTACTTTTGAGACAGATGACCGATGCCCCTATATTTGCCAATGCTGATTATTTGAATCTGATCAAAGGACGGGGACTGAATCCGCTGCTGCAAAATTATTGGATGACAATCCATCCCCCTACCCTGTTTTTGGGATTTGCGGCTACGATCGTTCCTTTTGCATATGCTTTTGCAGGATTATGGAAAAATGATCATTCAGGTTGGCTGAAGCCTGCACTGCCCTGGAGTCTTTTCACAGCGGGAATTTTGGGTACAGGCATTCTGATGGGTAGTTTCTGGGCATATGAAGCGCTCTCATTTGGTGGTTACTGGGCATGGGATCCTGTTGAGAATGCATCTTTAGTTCCCTGGATAACATTGGTGGCAGGTATTCATACACATCTGATTGCGCAACATACCGGATATGCCAAAAAATCAGTTTACTTTTTATATCTGATCTCATTTATAGGTATCCTTTACTCTACATTCCTGACCAGAAGTGGTGTATTGGGTGATACTTCTGCACATGCCTTCACAGAAATGGGACTCGAATGGCAGTTGGTGTTATTAGTTGGATTTTTTCTTCTCTCAGGCTTAGGTTTGTGGATATACCGAATGAAAAGTATAACATCACCGGAAAAAGAAGAAAAAATAGCTTCCCGTGAATTCTGGATGTTTATAGGGGCTTTGGTACTTTTATTTTCAGCGACACTCATTACCGCATCCACTTCACTACCGGTGTATAACAAAATCATGTCTTATTTCAATCCTTCTTTTATCGGAAGAGTGATTCAGGATCCGATACCGCATTTTAATAAATATCAGGTCTGGATAGCCGTATTTGTGGCTATATTGACGAGTGCTACTGTATTTCTGAGATATTCCGGTACCAATTGGGAAAACGGGAGAAAAAAATATCTGATCAGGATGGGTGCTTATTTCGCTGCAGCAGTGATTCTCACCGGATTGTTCAATATGTGGATGGGGCTTTACGCATGGCAATATGTTGTTTTGTGTGTCAGTGGATTTTTTGCATTGGCTGCCAATCTGGATTATTTTATCTCGGTAATGAAAGGAAATCTGAAGATGGGTGCTTCCGCAATAGCCCATTTAGGTTTTGGAATGATGATAATAGGCATTCTGGCAAGTGGTCTGAATCAAAAAACGATATCTTCCAATCCATTTGTGTTTCAGGGTATCTTTAATCCGGAAGACCTTGCCAAATACGTTCAATTAATAAAAGGAAAACCACTGTATTCCAAAGGCTATTTTATAACGTACGAAAGCGATAGTCTCGTGGACAGAATGCGGTATTATACCATCAGCTTTAAAAAACTGAATGATGAAATGGAAGTACTGGACGAAATTATACTTCATCCGAATTCCGTTTATTCCAATGATTTTTCAAAGGTTGCTGCATTTAATCCGGATACCAAACACTACCTGACGAAAGATATTTTTACCTGCGTGGTAGGTTTACCTCCCGCACTTCAGAATATTGAAGAAGCAAAGGCAATAGAAGATTCATTGAAATTCACGACTTATAATATGCTTCCGGGCGATACCGTAAAGCTTGCAAATTCTATGCTGGTCATCGATAAAGTACATTTTGAACCCACCCACGAAGAATACACTAAACACACGCATGATGCAGGCGTCGGGGTTGATTTCAGATTGATAACATTGGACGGAGACACTTCCTTCAGCGGTCAAACGGCTCTGGGATTGGACGGTGCATTGATGTACAAATATCCGGAAGCCATAGAAGATTTATCGGTCCGCGTGCGTTTGGATGAAAGTCTGATGCAAAATATATTTACTTCCGAAGATGATCTTATTTATAAGGAATTGGTGATAATGAATTTTGGTTCAGCTCAGATAGATGGCTACCAACTCAAATTAAAAGGATTTGAGAAAGATCCGGAAAATAAGAATTATGAAAAGGAAGAAGGAGATATTGCAATTGCAGCAGATATGACAATCACATCACCGGAAGGGAAGGAGTACATTGCCACACCAATTTACATTATCCGGGAGAATATGCCGATGAGTATTAAATATTATATTCCCGAAGAAGGTTTACACATTCGTTTCAGTAATATTGATCCGGCTAAAGAAGAGTTTAGTTTTAAGGTGGCAAAAGATATACGAAAAGATTTAACCATTCCGATATCCGTCGCTGAAAATGTACCGAGAACAGACTATCTGATCCTACAGGCAACGATTTTTCCCGGCATCAACTTATTCTGGGGCGGAAGTATTCTTATGATGGTCGGTTTGTTTATCGGCATGGCATTCAGGTGGAAATCCCGTACGGGAAAGACAGATTAA
- a CDS encoding DUF2520 domain-containing protein — MKICFIGAGNVAWHLAQKLHSEGEHIIQVFSRELSKARELSELVNAKAIHNLSDIDQSGDIYFICAGDKAIEEIAARLSFLKKAESVLIHTSGTKSTDLLSEYSKNYGVFYPLQSFSKGRKMAYKNIPVLINGSNEGTIQILTKIAGKFSSDVRVIPDKDREKMHLAAVMINNFTNYISGLTFDFCEKEGLDFSLLFPLLDETVAKMKEMSPFAAQTGPARRGDNETIERHAELLEQYPNIKSIYLQLNNQILKKYHP; from the coding sequence ATGAAAATATGTTTTATAGGCGCTGGTAATGTAGCGTGGCATTTAGCCCAAAAACTCCATTCCGAAGGAGAACATATTATTCAGGTTTTCAGCAGAGAACTTTCCAAAGCAAGAGAACTGTCCGAATTAGTCAACGCAAAAGCCATTCATAATCTCAGTGATATAGACCAATCTGGAGATATTTATTTTATTTGTGCAGGAGATAAAGCAATTGAAGAAATAGCAGCTCGACTTTCTTTTTTAAAAAAGGCGGAGAGTGTCCTGATTCATACATCGGGTACTAAATCGACTGATTTACTGTCTGAATATTCAAAAAATTATGGGGTTTTTTATCCATTACAATCCTTTTCAAAAGGTCGTAAAATGGCCTACAAAAATATTCCGGTTCTGATAAATGGGAGTAATGAAGGTACAATACAAATTCTTACTAAAATCGCTGGAAAATTCTCATCAGATGTTAGGGTTATTCCTGACAAAGACAGAGAAAAGATGCATCTTGCAGCAGTTATGATCAATAACTTTACGAATTATATAAGTGGTCTAACTTTTGATTTTTGCGAAAAAGAAGGGTTGGATTTTAGTCTTTTGTTTCCACTTCTAGATGAAACCGTTGCTAAAATGAAAGAAATGTCCCCATTCGCTGCACAAACCGGCCCCGCCAGAAGAGGAGACAACGAAACCATTGAGAGACATGCAGAATTACTGGAACAATATCCGAATATAAAATCTATCTATCTTCAATTAAATAATCAGATTCTAAAAAAATATCATCCATGA